The genomic window TTTGTTTTATCCGCTTTAACTCCTGATCGCCGGCCATATACCCTAAAATGATGCAGTCCGGATCCCTGGAAATCACTGTCTCTGCGCTGAATCTTGAATAAGCCCTTAAGGTATCTTTAGCTATATTTATACCGCCGGCTAATTCAACCAGTTCACCGACAAACGATCCGGCCCCGGCAGTGATAATCGGGTCATGCCATATTTCGATAAACACGGTTTTTCTTTTATATCCGGGAATAAGCGATGTCCTGGCTTTGAGCTTGTCAAGGCGTTTATTTATTTTGTTGATTAGTTCTTCGGCCTCTTGTTGAGAGCCTGCGGCCCTGCCGATTTTTCTGATCGATGAATACAGGCCTTTAATATCAGAGGGGTATACTACCAGGAAATTTAAGCCTAATTTTTTTAGTTTTTCGGCTGTTGGCTGTTGTTCTAATCCGGTGAGCAGTATCAGGTCCGGGTT from Candidatus Omnitrophota bacterium includes these protein-coding regions:
- a CDS encoding cobalamin-binding protein; translated protein: MKSGIFVLLLIAIFLAVLNGQCSVHADENPRIISLTPSTTEILFSLGLGDNIVGVTSFCNYPKQALSIEKTGSFSQPNIEKIISLNPDLILLTGLEQQPTAEKLKKLGLNFLVVYPSDIKGLYSSIRKIGRAAGSQQEAEELINKINKRLDKLKARTSLIPGYKRKTVFIEIWHDPIITAGAGSFVGELVELAGGINIAKDTLRAYSRFSAETVISRDPDCIILGYMAGDQELKRIKQRTGWENIKAIRNNNIIGDIDPDLILRPGPRFVEGVEKIYERLYGH